In the Streptobacillus moniliformis DSM 12112 genome, one interval contains:
- a CDS encoding SIMPL domain-containing protein produces MKKIYILLTLMVGLNILGQEINISTKQKVEKEIIADTALINFKLRLEGKNLEKTRSINREKLNEFFIKLNKNGIKFDNIETNLISDKKFSKLKEEKENGYETNMTFSIKSDNINDPLIINQLEKISAIGYKMNKGVITFKLSASGKTKKDTYNKINEKIKILKKNIGRDFDFVFSDSYKKVERIDETYYEVENDFSLKLRDLSKINKLIEIASKLNVEIDNDIEYSVSNLKEKYLDMYEDAYVKARQKAKLLMMKDYEIKNVKSINENRYLVDELERKINIANDVAEYAMPVSAASYKNKRLELERAEVKTDDLEISIPKVKLQNELTVEFIASDGKEDIKYVNELNLYSSFSKDIKADIVDLEISINTKSNKSMIDSNNKNAKVFDKLKKLLLAAKISYETIENISFDTKKYESYEKKLGKVIKNEQQATFDIKVGKINTSNYQKFLELINNDKITMYTNNNELFFEIKESSKTVNEAYNLANKRYNNLKVELVKLGIDINLEQYYNTALIEREERNEKITNYITNNKLRIITKDISNLSLMISILRELGIEVSYINYGLDNIEKYKKVLYDELLNDLKNKEDRFNKLENIETKGFKSIKDNENEMYKYYDRDRLMFNRNNYEYNLNISNEAIIKSAKENPYKIFVKPYKANMVLEAIINLK; encoded by the coding sequence ATGAAAAAAATTTATATATTACTTACCTTAATGGTAGGATTAAATATACTTGGTCAGGAAATTAATATATCAACTAAACAAAAAGTAGAAAAAGAGATTATTGCAGATACTGCATTAATAAATTTTAAATTAAGATTAGAAGGTAAAAATTTAGAAAAAACAAGAAGTATTAATAGAGAGAAACTTAATGAATTTTTTATTAAACTAAATAAAAATGGGATTAAATTTGATAATATAGAAACAAATCTTATTAGTGATAAAAAATTTTCTAAACTGAAAGAAGAAAAAGAAAATGGATATGAAACAAATATGACTTTTTCTATAAAATCTGATAACATTAATGATCCACTTATTATAAATCAACTAGAAAAGATTTCTGCTATAGGATACAAGATGAATAAGGGAGTTATTACTTTCAAGTTATCTGCTAGTGGTAAGACCAAAAAGGATACATATAATAAAATAAATGAAAAAATTAAAATACTTAAGAAGAATATAGGAAGAGATTTTGATTTTGTGTTTTCAGATTCATATAAAAAAGTAGAAAGAATAGATGAAACATATTATGAAGTAGAAAATGATTTTTCATTAAAATTAAGAGATTTAAGTAAAATTAATAAATTAATTGAAATAGCATCTAAATTAAATGTAGAAATTGATAATGATATAGAGTATTCAGTATCTAATTTGAAAGAAAAATATTTAGATATGTATGAAGATGCCTATGTTAAAGCTAGACAAAAAGCTAAATTATTGATGATGAAAGATTATGAGATTAAGAATGTAAAATCAATTAATGAAAATAGATATTTAGTAGATGAACTTGAAAGAAAAATTAATATTGCAAATGATGTAGCTGAATATGCAATGCCTGTATCAGCTGCTAGTTATAAAAATAAAAGACTTGAATTAGAGAGAGCTGAAGTTAAAACTGATGATTTAGAAATATCTATTCCAAAGGTTAAACTTCAAAATGAATTAACTGTAGAATTTATAGCCTCTGATGGGAAAGAAGATATAAAGTATGTTAATGAGTTAAATCTTTATTCTAGTTTTAGTAAAGACATTAAAGCAGATATAGTAGATTTAGAAATATCTATAAATACTAAATCAAATAAAAGTATGATTGATTCAAATAATAAGAATGCAAAAGTGTTTGATAAGTTAAAAAAACTTTTATTGGCTGCTAAAATATCTTATGAAACTATAGAAAATATATCATTTGATACAAAAAAATATGAAAGTTATGAAAAAAAATTAGGTAAAGTAATTAAGAATGAACAACAAGCAACTTTTGATATAAAAGTAGGTAAAATTAATACATCAAATTATCAAAAATTTTTAGAATTAATAAATAATGATAAGATAACAATGTATACGAATAATAATGAACTATTTTTCGAAATAAAAGAAAGTTCAAAAACTGTTAATGAAGCATACAATTTGGCTAATAAAAGATATAATAATTTAAAAGTTGAGCTTGTTAAATTAGGTATAGATATTAATCTTGAGCAATACTACAACACAGCTTTAATCGAAAGAGAAGAAAGAAATGAAAAGATTACAAACTATATTACTAATAATAAGCTTAGAATTATTACAAAAGATATATCTAATCTATCACTTATGATATCTATATTAAGAGAATTAGGTATAGAAGTTAGCTATATTAACTATGGTTTAGATAATATTGAAAAATATAAAAAGGTACTTTATGATGAATTACTTAATGATTTAAAAAATAAAGAAGATAGATTTAATAAGTTAGAAAATATTGAAACTAAAGGGTTTAAGTCTATAAAAGATAATGAAAATGAAATGTATAAATACTATGATAGAGATAGATTGATGTTTAATAGAAACAATTATGAGTATAACTTAAATATTTCAAATGAGGCAATAATAAAAAGTGCAAAGGAAAATCCATATAAGATATTTGTTAAACCATATAAAGCTAATATGGTATTAGAGGCTATTATTAATCTAAAATAA
- the nifJ gene encoding pyruvate:ferredoxin (flavodoxin) oxidoreductase: MERKPIMKVMDGNEAAAYISYAFTEVAAIYPITPSTNMAEYTDEWASKGEKNIFGTIPKIIEMQSEAGAAGVVHGSLQTGALTTTFTASQGLLLKLPNMYKISGELLPGVIHVAARSISTHALSIFGDHQDIYAARTTGWAMLASSSVQEVMDLAGVAHLSAIKSRVPFLHFFDGFRTSHEIQKIEKIEYNELEKLIDMEALKKFRMRSLTPDAPVTRGTAQNDDIFFQAREAQNVFYNNSVEIVKEYMREISKITGRDYRPYMYYGHKEARFVIVAMGSVCETIKETVDFLNARGEKVGMIKVSLYRPFSASDFLQELPESVKKIAVLDRTKEPGSYGEPLYLDVKSVLYGKENAPKVVGGRYGLSSKDVNPSHIISVFKNLVLKEPKDHFTVGIKDDVTFTSLPIYENPDLSKDNDISCLFFGLGSDGTVGANKSSVKIIGDLTDKYVQAYFSYDSKKSGGITRSHLRFSDKPITSTYLVSNPSFISCSNQTFLKKYDVLAGLRKKGIFLLNSIYEGEKLIDSLPKKIKRELALAKARFFVINANKIAYDLGMISKTNTILQSAFFKLIDIIDFNIVKDELKKHILKNYGLKGEDIVEKNFKMIELGERYIVEVEVKEEWAALVDEEEYLTLDYGNSLDKNSFMARIAEPMTALKGNELPVSIFDGYEDGTFENGEANFEKRAIAKYIPEWRPEHCIQCNQCSYVCPHAAIRPFLIDEKELENIPNSMDLLNPLGKGLERLRYRIQVSPLDCTGCTACAEVCPARTKALVMRPIEEQLEKGEKENADYLYNHVTYKDEYFNRETVIGSQFAKPLFEFSGACAGCGETPYIKLLTQMYGDRMMIANSTGCSSIYGGYAPSTPYTTNDKGQGPTWASSLFEDTAEYGYGMLQASEKLRIRVVELIDNLSKKENIDNSLREILEKYLEIVNNPNEIQKIKEELLNALEDNKEKHEEIEKILELKYYLNQRSIWVIGGDGWAYDIGFGGLDHVLGTGDNIKILVLDTEVYSNTGGQSSSSSPIASVAKFTNNGKRRKKKDLASVMMSYGDIYVAKISMGANQNQTLKALKEAQEYNGPAIVIAYSPCIAHGIKGGLGIANEHEKLATDVGYWPLLRFDPRRAKIGKNPLQLDSRKPNWDKYMDFLMSETRFTSLMKTNPEMATELFERNMNNSKEVWNYYQRLSKMDYKEE; encoded by the coding sequence ATGGAAAGAAAACCTATAATGAAAGTAATGGACGGAAATGAAGCCGCAGCCTATATTTCTTATGCCTTTACAGAAGTTGCAGCAATTTATCCAATAACTCCATCTACCAATATGGCAGAATACACAGATGAATGGGCTTCAAAAGGAGAAAAAAATATTTTTGGTACTATTCCTAAAATAATTGAAATGCAATCAGAAGCAGGGGCAGCAGGTGTAGTTCATGGCTCATTGCAGACAGGTGCTTTAACAACTACTTTCACAGCATCACAAGGACTATTATTAAAACTTCCCAATATGTATAAAATATCTGGGGAACTTTTACCAGGAGTAATACATGTTGCAGCGAGATCAATATCAACACATGCACTTTCTATTTTTGGAGATCATCAAGATATATATGCAGCAAGAACTACAGGTTGGGCTATGCTTGCTTCATCATCTGTACAAGAAGTTATGGACTTAGCTGGAGTAGCACATTTATCAGCTATTAAATCTAGGGTGCCATTTTTGCATTTTTTTGATGGTTTCAGAACATCACATGAAATACAAAAAATTGAAAAAATAGAATATAATGAATTAGAAAAATTAATAGATATGGAAGCTTTAAAGAAATTTAGAATGAGATCTTTAACCCCTGATGCACCAGTAACTAGGGGAACAGCTCAAAATGATGATATTTTCTTTCAAGCAAGAGAAGCACAAAATGTTTTCTATAACAACTCAGTAGAAATAGTAAAAGAATATATGAGAGAAATATCTAAAATTACAGGTAGAGATTATAGACCATATATGTATTATGGGCATAAAGAAGCAAGATTTGTAATAGTTGCTATGGGTTCTGTATGTGAAACTATTAAAGAAACTGTAGATTTTTTAAATGCACGTGGAGAAAAGGTTGGTATGATTAAAGTAAGTCTTTATAGACCATTTTCTGCTAGTGATTTTTTACAAGAATTACCAGAAAGTGTAAAAAAAATTGCAGTACTTGATAGAACTAAAGAACCAGGATCTTATGGTGAACCACTTTATTTAGATGTTAAATCTGTACTTTATGGTAAAGAAAATGCTCCTAAAGTAGTTGGTGGGAGATATGGACTTTCATCTAAAGATGTAAATCCATCTCATATTATATCTGTATTTAAGAATTTAGTTTTAAAAGAACCTAAGGATCATTTTACTGTAGGAATAAAAGATGATGTAACATTTACTTCACTTCCTATATATGAAAATCCAGATTTATCAAAAGATAATGATATTTCATGCTTGTTTTTTGGATTAGGATCAGATGGAACTGTAGGAGCTAATAAAAGTAGTGTAAAAATAATTGGAGATTTAACTGATAAATATGTACAAGCATATTTTTCTTATGATTCTAAAAAATCTGGAGGTATTACTAGATCACATTTAAGATTTAGTGATAAACCAATAACTTCAACATATTTAGTTAGTAATCCTAGCTTTATATCATGTTCCAATCAAACTTTCCTAAAGAAATATGATGTACTTGCAGGTTTAAGAAAAAAAGGAATATTTTTACTAAATAGTATATATGAGGGAGAAAAGTTAATTGATAGTTTACCAAAGAAAATAAAGAGAGAACTTGCTTTAGCCAAAGCAAGATTTTTTGTAATTAATGCAAATAAAATAGCTTATGATTTAGGAATGATAAGTAAGACCAATACTATATTACAGTCAGCTTTTTTTAAACTTATTGACATAATAGACTTTAATATTGTAAAAGATGAACTTAAAAAACATATTCTTAAAAACTATGGATTAAAAGGTGAGGACATAGTAGAAAAGAATTTTAAGATGATAGAATTAGGAGAAAGATATATAGTTGAAGTAGAAGTAAAAGAAGAATGGGCAGCTTTAGTAGATGAAGAAGAATATCTAACTTTAGATTATGGAAATAGTTTAGATAAAAATTCTTTTATGGCTAGAATTGCCGAGCCTATGACAGCATTAAAAGGAAATGAATTACCAGTTTCAATATTTGATGGTTATGAAGATGGTACTTTTGAAAATGGAGAGGCAAACTTTGAAAAAAGAGCTATAGCTAAATATATACCTGAATGGAGACCAGAACATTGTATACAATGTAATCAATGTTCTTATGTTTGTCCTCATGCGGCAATTAGACCTTTCCTAATTGATGAAAAAGAATTAGAAAATATACCAAATAGTATGGATTTATTAAATCCACTAGGAAAAGGACTTGAAAGATTAAGATATAGGATACAGGTTTCACCTCTTGATTGTACGGGTTGTACGGCTTGTGCAGAAGTATGTCCTGCAAGAACCAAGGCTTTAGTAATGAGACCTATAGAAGAACAACTTGAAAAAGGTGAAAAAGAAAATGCTGATTATTTATACAACCATGTTACATACAAAGATGAATATTTCAATAGAGAAACTGTAATAGGTTCACAATTTGCTAAACCTTTATTTGAATTTTCAGGTGCTTGTGCAGGTTGTGGAGAAACTCCATATATTAAACTTTTAACTCAGATGTATGGAGATAGAATGATGATAGCAAATTCAACTGGATGTTCATCTATTTATGGTGGTTATGCACCGTCAACACCATATACAACTAATGATAAAGGTCAAGGTCCAACATGGGCATCTTCTCTATTTGAAGATACAGCTGAATATGGTTATGGTATGCTTCAAGCTAGTGAAAAGTTAAGAATTAGAGTAGTAGAATTAATAGATAATTTAAGTAAAAAAGAAAATATAGATAATTCTTTAAGAGAAATATTAGAAAAATATTTAGAAATAGTGAATAATCCAAATGAAATACAGAAGATTAAAGAAGAATTATTAAATGCCTTAGAGGATAATAAGGAAAAGCATGAAGAAATTGAGAAAATCTTAGAACTTAAATATTATTTAAATCAAAGATCTATTTGGGTTATAGGTGGAGATGGTTGGGCTTATGATATAGGGTTTGGTGGACTTGATCATGTTTTAGGAACTGGAGATAATATTAAAATACTAGTTCTTGATACGGAAGTTTATTCAAATACTGGTGGTCAATCTTCATCTTCATCACCTATAGCATCAGTTGCTAAGTTTACTAATAATGGTAAGAGAAGAAAGAAAAAAGATTTAGCTTCAGTTATGATGAGTTATGGAGATATATATGTAGCTAAAATTTCTATGGGGGCTAATCAAAATCAAACTTTAAAAGCTTTAAAAGAAGCTCAAGAATATAATGGTCCTGCTATAGTTATAGCTTATTCTCCTTGTATAGCTCATGGTATTAAGGGTGGACTTGGAATAGCTAATGAGCATGAAAAACTTGCAACAGATGTAGGTTATTGGCCCTTACTAAGATTTGATCCAAGAAGAGCTAAAATTGGTAAAAATCCATTACAACTTGATAGTAGAAAACCAAATTGGGATAAATATATGGACTTTTTAATGAGTGAAACAAGATTTACATCACTTATGAAAACTAATCCAGAAATGGCAACAGAATTGTTTGAAAGAAATATGAATAATTCTAAAGAAGTATGGAATTATTATCAAAGATTATCTAAAATGGATTATAAAGAAGAATAA
- the rimI gene encoding ribosomal protein S18-alanine N-acetyltransferase, which yields MNEKEIEEILELHNKNFLDKKRYEEIVSMYKNPNYLIFSIYEEELVGYIIIHDSFDCYELFEIAVKEKFRNKGYAQQLLYNIPDDKNTFLEVSEKNIAAIKLYEKIGFEKISIRKKYYLDGSNALIMKK from the coding sequence ATGAATGAAAAAGAAATAGAAGAAATTTTAGAATTACATAATAAGAATTTTTTAGATAAAAAAAGATATGAAGAAATTGTTAGTATGTATAAAAATCCAAATTATTTAATATTTTCTATTTATGAAGAAGAATTAGTTGGATATATTATAATACATGATAGTTTTGATTGTTATGAATTATTTGAAATTGCAGTGAAAGAAAAATTTAGAAATAAGGGATATGCACAACAACTTTTATATAATATTCCAGATGATAAGAATACTTTTTTGGAGGTTTCTGAAAAAAATATAGCAGCAATAAAACTTTATGAAAAAATTGGATTTGAAAAAATATCAATTAGGAAAAAATATTATTTAGATGGAAGTAATGCATTGATAATGAAAAAATAG
- a CDS encoding glycoside hydrolase family 57 protein: MKGYLSIVLHAHLPYVRHPEYEEFLEEDWLFEAITETYIPLLNMFENLTRDRVPFNITMTISGTLANMLNDEMLQNRYLKHMDKLVDFCTLELERLSPYPDMYAIALHNYDTYFNARKYFLDNDKNLIKRFKYFQDLGNLEIIPVTATHGMLPMMKDFPNAIRAQVRMAKLDYMHNFGREPQGIWLAECAYYKGQDIYLKDEGIRYFLVDAHGIKNSDPRPVYGVYSPVFTENGVAAFARDLESSEQVWSSEVGYPGDGAYREFHKDAGYELDYEYIKPFLHSDGVRRNIGIKYHAITDKKGTFKKAYNPEEARNTAISHAYNFVYNRSKQIDYLSSKMKYRKPIILSPYDAELYGHWWYEGPIFLEYIFRAMQESNFTSITPSKYLDIYKLNQVVDLSMSSWGANGYYDVWVDGSNDYIYRHLHKAASKMIELAKIEPANELEYRALNQAARELFLAQTSCWPFIMFTKTMVGYAEKKISDHTYRLFKIYEDIKHGSIDEEWLNEIEGRDNIFKNVDYRVYR, from the coding sequence ATGAAGGGTTATTTAAGTATAGTTTTACATGCACATTTACCATATGTAAGACATCCAGAATATGAAGAGTTTTTAGAAGAAGATTGGTTATTTGAAGCAATTACAGAAACATATATTCCACTTTTGAATATGTTTGAGAATTTGACTAGAGATAGAGTACCTTTTAATATCACTATGACAATTTCAGGAACTTTAGCTAATATGTTAAATGATGAAATGTTGCAAAATAGATACTTAAAACATATGGATAAATTAGTTGATTTCTGTACTTTAGAATTAGAGAGATTATCTCCATACCCTGATATGTATGCTATAGCTTTACATAATTATGATACATATTTCAATGCAAGAAAATACTTTTTAGATAATGATAAAAATTTAATTAAGAGATTTAAATATTTCCAAGATTTAGGTAACCTAGAAATTATACCAGTTACTGCAACACATGGAATGTTACCTATGATGAAAGATTTCCCTAATGCTATTAGAGCACAAGTTAGAATGGCAAAACTTGACTATATGCATAATTTTGGTAGAGAGCCTCAAGGTATATGGCTTGCAGAATGTGCTTACTACAAAGGGCAAGATATATATCTAAAAGATGAGGGTATTAGATATTTCTTAGTTGATGCACATGGTATAAAAAATTCTGATCCAAGACCTGTTTATGGAGTTTATTCACCTGTATTTACTGAAAATGGAGTAGCAGCATTTGCTAGAGATTTAGAATCATCAGAACAAGTTTGGTCATCTGAGGTTGGATATCCTGGTGATGGTGCATATAGGGAGTTTCATAAAGATGCTGGTTATGAACTTGATTATGAATATATTAAACCATTTTTACATAGCGATGGAGTAAGACGTAATATAGGGATAAAATATCATGCAATCACAGATAAAAAAGGAACATTTAAAAAAGCATATAATCCAGAGGAAGCAAGAAATACAGCTATATCTCATGCATATAACTTTGTATATAATCGTAGTAAACAAATTGATTATTTATCAAGTAAAATGAAATATAGAAAACCAATAATACTATCTCCATATGATGCAGAGCTATATGGACATTGGTGGTATGAAGGACCAATATTCTTAGAATATATATTTAGAGCAATGCAAGAATCTAACTTTACAAGTATTACCCCTTCAAAATATTTAGATATATATAAATTAAATCAAGTTGTTGATTTAAGTATGTCAAGTTGGGGAGCTAATGGATATTATGATGTTTGGGTAGATGGATCTAATGACTATATTTATAGACATTTACATAAAGCTGCTTCTAAAATGATAGAACTAGCTAAAATAGAACCAGCAAATGAATTAGAATACAGAGCTTTAAATCAGGCAGCTAGAGAATTATTCTTAGCTCAAACTTCTTGTTGGCCATTTATTATGTTTACAAAAACTATGGTTGGATATGCAGAAAAGAAAATATCAGATCATACTTATAGATTATTTAAAATATATGAAGACATTAAACATGGAAGCATAGATGAAGAATGGCTAAATGAAATAGAAGGTAGAGATAATATATTTAAAAATGTAGATTATAGAGTATATAGATAA
- the pflA gene encoding pyruvate formate-lyase-activating protein translates to MEKKNAGYIYSFESFGTKDGPGIRFVLFLQGCPLRCLYCHNVDTWNLKDHKRLMTPEEVFKEIMKVRGFIKTGGVTVSGGEPLLQSDFIIELFKLCKEAGIHTCIDTSGYIFTEKSKQAIELADLVMLDIKHIDQEKYKVLTSVNLAPTLKMADYLESINKPVWLRYVLVPGYSDDPKDLDNWAKYCSKFKNVERVDILPFHQMGTPKWDKMKKEYKLRDTPTPTKEQIKIAEEIFLKYDLPLYKVK, encoded by the coding sequence ATGGAAAAGAAAAATGCAGGATATATATATTCATTTGAATCATTTGGTACTAAAGATGGTCCTGGAATAAGATTTGTACTTTTTTTACAAGGCTGTCCATTAAGATGTCTTTATTGTCATAATGTAGATACTTGGAATCTAAAAGATCATAAAAGATTAATGACACCAGAGGAAGTATTTAAAGAAATTATGAAAGTAAGAGGATTTATTAAAACAGGTGGAGTTACAGTATCAGGTGGTGAACCATTACTTCAATCAGATTTCATAATAGAGTTATTTAAATTATGTAAAGAAGCAGGTATACATACTTGCATTGATACTTCAGGATATATTTTCACTGAAAAATCTAAACAAGCTATAGAATTAGCAGATCTTGTAATGCTTGATATTAAACATATAGATCAGGAAAAGTATAAGGTATTAACATCTGTTAATCTAGCACCAACTTTAAAGATGGCGGATTATTTAGAAAGTATTAATAAACCAGTATGGTTAAGATATGTTTTAGTTCCAGGATATTCTGATGATCCTAAAGATTTAGATAATTGGGCTAAATATTGCTCTAAATTTAAAAATGTAGAAAGAGTAGATATATTACCTTTCCATCAAATGGGAACACCAAAATGGGACAAAATGAAAAAAGAATATAAATTAAGAGACACTCCAACACCAACAAAAGAACAAATAAAAATAGCTGAAGAAATATTTTTAAAATATGACTTACCTTTATATAAAGTTAAATAA
- the lepB gene encoding signal peptidase I, with protein sequence MKIVLYLLFYIITSIMILTYLFKEKKVVDYINKIVDKLLAKLGFESEKIRNDKILIFLNTLVLIILGILALNVDYTRNEILPIKNKIIIIGMIMNFSMLLGMYFKKYYYEHVAILNIVLIVFGKAMFGVDDKYFFIINIMLSIASIILIIYSNIELTNKIKKIFNSMYIIILVLIIQGYYLGNYAIPTGSMEPTIKVGDRIFANNVSYRFKSPQIGDIISFKEPLDNSLMYTKRITGTAGNTFKINEADHNIYINGEKSSLNREYSIEGILKLYNNPEIYIPKKGDKVKLLNILELDIVNGNGVIEIKREEFLAKNISKKYYKYLFGFFNSNTLDQISGVEQDLSNKRYTYVLESEGRFVLPILDFKYDEKLMTRLLNGEEIELESNYYMAMGDNTRNSNDSRFFGYVKEERIYGKLLLRWYPFNRVGLLNE encoded by the coding sequence ATGAAAATAGTCTTATATCTACTTTTTTACATTATTACATCAATAATGATATTAACTTATTTATTTAAAGAAAAAAAAGTAGTAGATTATATAAATAAAATAGTAGATAAACTTTTAGCAAAGTTAGGATTTGAAAGTGAAAAAATTAGAAATGACAAAATATTAATATTTCTTAATACATTAGTATTGATAATTTTAGGAATTTTAGCATTAAATGTAGATTATACAAGAAATGAGATATTACCTATTAAGAATAAGATAATAATAATAGGAATGATTATGAATTTTTCTATGCTTTTAGGAATGTATTTTAAAAAATACTATTATGAACATGTAGCTATATTAAATATAGTATTAATAGTATTTGGTAAAGCTATGTTTGGTGTAGATGATAAATACTTCTTTATAATAAACATAATGCTAAGTATAGCCTCAATTATCCTTATTATTTATTCTAATATTGAATTAACTAATAAAATAAAGAAAATATTTAATTCTATGTACATTATTATTCTTGTATTAATTATACAAGGTTATTATTTAGGTAACTATGCTATACCTACAGGTTCTATGGAACCAACTATAAAAGTTGGTGATAGAATATTTGCAAATAATGTATCATATAGATTTAAAAGTCCTCAAATAGGAGATATTATATCATTTAAAGAACCACTTGATAATAGTTTAATGTATACAAAGAGAATTACTGGAACTGCTGGAAATACATTTAAAATTAATGAAGCAGATCATAACATATATATTAATGGAGAAAAATCAAGTTTAAATAGAGAATATTCTATAGAGGGTATTTTGAAACTATATAATAATCCAGAAATATATATACCTAAAAAGGGAGATAAAGTTAAACTTTTAAATATATTAGAACTTGATATAGTTAATGGAAATGGAGTAATAGAAATAAAGAGAGAAGAATTTTTAGCTAAAAATATTTCTAAAAAATACTATAAATATTTATTTGGTTTCTTTAACTCAAATACACTAGATCAAATAAGTGGTGTAGAACAGGATCTAAGTAATAAAAGATACACTTATGTTTTAGAAAGTGAAGGTAGATTTGTACTCCCTATATTAGACTTTAAATATGATGAAAAACTTATGACTAGATTATTAAATGGAGAAGAAATAGAACTAGAAAGTAACTACTATATGGCTATGGGAGATAATACAAGAAATAGTAATGATTCAAGATTTTTCGGATATGTTAAAGAAGAAAGAATATATGGTAAATTATTACTAAGATGGTATCCATTTAATAGAGTAGGACTTTTGAATGAATGA
- a CDS encoding cysteine desulfurase family protein: MIYFDNSATTRVDERVIEEMSKVMSEMYLNVDSAYTLAYDIKKMIKNRKNIFKKVLGLNPDNFSFTSGGGEANNLALTSVMRKEKKGHLIISKIEHPSLLNTALELKNEGYELDFVNVDEFGNIDIDNLRDLIREDTRLVSIMGVNNEIGTIMDMENISKTIKSKNSNTYFHIDFVQGLNHVDFDFSKIGVDILSISSHKIHGPKGIGAIYIKDGVKIKEQIYGSNSENKYIPRTMPNELVMGFLKAIEIGSLENKGEIKELKKYFLDKLSNIPNVYVNSPENSSDSIVNVSFIGAKSEVLQNFLSSNNIFISVGSACSSNKKDSHVLKALNISKDRIESAIRVSFSKYNSKEEIDIFFKLLTPFLQMLRSIK, from the coding sequence ATGATATATTTTGATAATTCAGCAACAACTCGTGTAGATGAAAGAGTAATAGAGGAAATGTCTAAAGTTATGAGTGAAATGTATTTAAATGTTGATTCAGCTTATACTTTAGCCTATGATATAAAGAAGATGATAAAAAATAGAAAAAATATATTTAAGAAGGTATTAGGATTAAATCCTGATAATTTTTCTTTTACATCTGGTGGTGGTGAAGCTAATAATTTGGCATTAACCAGTGTTATGAGAAAAGAAAAAAAAGGACATCTTATAATCTCTAAAATTGAGCATCCTTCACTTTTAAATACAGCTTTGGAATTAAAAAATGAAGGATATGAATTAGATTTTGTAAATGTTGATGAGTTTGGAAATATAGATATAGATAATTTAAGAGATTTAATTAGAGAAGATACTAGACTTGTTTCAATTATGGGTGTTAATAATGAAATAGGGACAATAATGGATATGGAAAATATATCTAAGACTATTAAGAGTAAAAATAGTAATACATATTTTCATATAGACTTTGTTCAAGGATTAAATCATGTTGATTTTGATTTTTCTAAAATTGGAGTTGATATTTTATCTATAAGTTCACATAAAATACATGGACCTAAGGGTATAGGAGCTATATATATTAAAGATGGGGTTAAGATTAAAGAACAAATATACGGAAGTAATAGTGAGAATAAATATATTCCACGGACCATGCCTAATGAATTAGTTATGGGATTTTTAAAAGCTATAGAAATAGGGAGTTTAGAAAATAAAGGGGAAATTAAGGAATTAAAAAAATATTTTTTAGATAAATTATCAAATATTCCTAATGTATATGTTAATAGCCCTGAAAATTCTAGTGATAGTATAGTTAATGTATCTTTTATTGGAGCTAAATCTGAGGTATTACAAAATTTCCTTTCAAGTAATAATATATTTATTTCTGTTGGTTCAGCATGTTCTTCAAATAAGAAAGATTCACATGTTTTAAAAGCTTTAAATATATCAAAAGATAGAATAGAAAGTGCTATTAGAGTAAGTTTTTCTAAGTATAATAGTAAGGAAGAAATAGATATCTTTTTTAAATTATTAACACCTTTTTTACAAATGCTAAGAAGTATAAAATAA